In Symmachiella dynata, the following are encoded in one genomic region:
- a CDS encoding leucine-rich repeat domain-containing protein, which produces MRVPLLLLLLTFICLASSVAVADDGSEVDKTIAKIKLLGGKVTRDDKLPGRPVIGIDFDENKRINDRFLILLKDFTSLQSLSLRDTQITDVGLKKLGHLKNLKHLDLYRTQITDVGLKELKKLTSLSSLCLWSTEITDVGVKELAGLKDLTELNLSSTKITDDCLPDINKHTNLTTLNLSGIKFQKMGARLSELHGLKNLKTLSFVGSGIGDDGLKSIKQHENLTTLLLSGSLISDAGVPELKGLKNLITLDLGATHLSGIGLNELNNLANLTTLDLSRSRLTDMGMKELGELKSLTNLDLSDTKITDMGLAEISELKHLKILKLESTLITDGGLKELKELKNLTYLNLVGTNTTVTEMIEVRKSLPNVVFSY; this is translated from the coding sequence ATGCGCGTTCCACTATTATTGCTACTTCTGACCTTTATCTGCCTCGCTTCGTCGGTTGCCGTTGCGGATGACGGTTCGGAGGTGGACAAGACAATTGCGAAGATCAAACTGCTGGGCGGCAAAGTCACGAGAGATGATAAATTGCCGGGTCGTCCTGTAATTGGAATCGATTTTGACGAGAACAAACGGATCAACGACAGATTTTTGATACTGCTAAAGGATTTCACGAGCTTGCAGTCGCTCAGCCTGAGAGACACGCAGATTACGGACGTGGGGCTGAAGAAACTCGGGCACCTTAAAAATCTCAAGCACCTGGACCTCTACCGCACTCAGATCACAGATGTCGGTTTGAAGGAACTCAAGAAACTTACAAGTCTGTCATCGCTCTGTCTCTGGAGTACTGAAATCACCGATGTCGGCGTCAAAGAATTGGCTGGGCTGAAGGATTTGACGGAGCTAAACCTGTCGTCCACAAAGATTACCGATGACTGTTTGCCGGATATCAATAAGCACACCAACTTGACGACGCTGAACCTTAGTGGAATCAAGTTTCAGAAAATGGGTGCGAGATTAAGTGAACTTCATGGTCTCAAGAACCTCAAGACTCTTAGCTTCGTGGGCAGCGGGATCGGAGATGACGGCTTAAAAAGCATCAAGCAACATGAAAATCTCACGACGCTTTTGCTTAGCGGCTCGTTGATTAGCGATGCAGGCGTACCGGAACTGAAGGGACTTAAGAATCTGATCACGCTCGATTTGGGAGCCACCCACTTATCGGGTATTGGTTTGAACGAACTCAACAATCTTGCGAACCTGACGACACTCGACCTCAGTCGTTCAAGACTCACGGATATGGGCATGAAGGAACTCGGCGAATTGAAAAGCCTGACAAATCTCGACCTTTCAGATACCAAGATCACGGACATGGGTTTAGCCGAAATCAGCGAACTCAAACATTTAAAGATCTTGAAACTCGAATCCACACTCATCACGGATGGAGGCTTGAAAGAACTCAAGGAATTGAAAAATTTGACCTACCTCAACCTCGTCGGGACCAATACCACAGTTACAGAAATGATCGAAGTTCGGAAATCTCTGCCGAACGTAGTTTTCAGTTACTAG
- a CDS encoding alpha/beta hydrolase family protein has translation MRPLIPIVAIVICGSLLTTVSVAAGPLPNYPEHQDLSYYLDAERKRHPIRTPDDWAIRRRQILAAMQTVMGPVPGDDKRVPLNVEVLEETVLDDGLVRRKIAYDTEKTTRVRAYLFLPKTEQAKSSAVLCLHQTTRPGKREPAGLEGKPNLHYALHLAQRGYVTLSPDYPSFGEYEYDFDREKTGFRSGTMKAIWDNMRAIDLLQALDEVDGERIGCIGHSLGGHNTMFTAAFDERIKCLVSNCGFTRFHKYYDGKLVGWTSPRYMPAINDDYKNDPDKVPFDFPEIIALFAPRPFLASAPVRDSNFEVSGVKESIAAARPIYKLLGAADNLQANYPDSAHDFPPAARQVAYEFFDRHLRR, from the coding sequence ATGAGACCATTGATTCCCATTGTCGCCATCGTCATCTGCGGCAGCCTGCTCACAACGGTGTCCGTCGCCGCCGGTCCGCTGCCGAATTATCCCGAACATCAGGACCTCTCCTACTACCTCGATGCGGAAAGGAAACGACATCCCATTCGCACGCCGGACGATTGGGCGATCCGTCGTCGGCAGATTTTGGCAGCCATGCAAACCGTGATGGGGCCGGTTCCGGGGGATGACAAACGTGTTCCGCTCAATGTTGAGGTGCTGGAAGAAACAGTCCTCGACGATGGTCTTGTGCGACGCAAGATCGCTTATGATACGGAGAAAACGACGCGCGTACGGGCTTACCTGTTTTTGCCGAAAACCGAGCAAGCAAAATCGTCGGCGGTGTTGTGCTTGCATCAGACAACCCGTCCCGGCAAACGCGAACCGGCGGGCCTCGAAGGCAAACCCAACCTGCATTATGCGCTACATCTTGCCCAGCGGGGCTACGTGACGTTGTCGCCCGATTATCCTTCGTTCGGTGAATACGAATATGACTTTGATCGCGAAAAAACCGGCTTTCGTAGCGGAACGATGAAGGCGATCTGGGATAACATGCGCGCGATCGATTTGCTGCAAGCTTTGGATGAAGTTGATGGGGAGCGGATCGGTTGCATCGGGCATTCGCTGGGGGGACACAACACGATGTTCACCGCCGCGTTCGATGAGCGGATCAAGTGCTTGGTCTCCAATTGCGGCTTCACCCGATTTCACAAGTATTACGACGGCAAACTAGTCGGATGGACAAGCCCGCGTTATATGCCGGCAATCAATGATGACTACAAAAACGACCCCGACAAAGTGCCGTTTGACTTCCCGGAAATCATAGCCCTGTTTGCCCCGCGGCCGTTTTTGGCCAGTGCCCCGGTACGTGACAGCAATTTCGAAGTCTCCGGCGTCAAGGAGAGCATCGCCGCTGCCCGACCGATTTACAAATTGCTTGGAGCGGCAGACAATCTGCAGGCGAACTATCCCGACAGTGCGCACGACTTCCCGCCCGCAGCACGGCAGGTGGCCTACGAGTTTTTTGACCGGCATCTGCGACGATGA
- a CDS encoding threonine dehydratase, producing the protein MLPVTYEDVLAAVPRVRKDLSPTPLLEWPGLSQLLGLRFFLKHENHQPVGAFKVRGGVNLVSQLSAAERQAGIIGSSTGNHGQSLAFAARRHDIPCTIVAPARNNADKVRSMRQRGATVIEHGRDFDEAREETERLAKVEGYRYVHSANEPLLIAGVGTMAHEIFETLPAPDVIFVPIGLGSGVCGTAIVAKHLRPATKVIGVQSERAAAVANSWQAGAIQPAPSAETWAEGMATRVPATMTFEIMRQLMDDVVLVSEEELRQAALEILRQTHNLAEGAGAATLAAAWKLREQLAQQTVVGILSGGNLDLRELPAILASGGLGGVG; encoded by the coding sequence ATGCTACCGGTCACCTATGAAGACGTGCTCGCCGCCGTTCCCCGCGTCCGGAAGGACCTTTCCCCCACGCCGCTCTTGGAATGGCCGGGGTTATCGCAATTGCTGGGGCTACGATTTTTTCTGAAACATGAAAACCATCAGCCGGTCGGCGCTTTTAAGGTTCGCGGCGGGGTCAACCTCGTCAGTCAATTGTCCGCTGCGGAACGACAAGCGGGCATTATCGGCAGTTCGACCGGCAATCACGGTCAGTCGTTGGCGTTCGCCGCGCGTCGGCATGACATTCCTTGCACGATTGTCGCTCCAGCCCGTAACAATGCCGACAAGGTGCGCTCGATGCGGCAACGGGGCGCGACCGTGATCGAACATGGCCGTGATTTTGACGAGGCTCGCGAGGAGACGGAACGGTTGGCAAAAGTCGAAGGCTATCGCTACGTGCATTCGGCGAATGAACCGCTGTTGATAGCGGGTGTGGGGACGATGGCGCACGAGATTTTTGAAACGCTGCCTGCACCGGATGTTATTTTTGTGCCAATCGGACTGGGCAGCGGCGTATGCGGAACGGCCATCGTCGCCAAACATCTGCGGCCAGCGACGAAAGTCATCGGCGTCCAATCCGAGCGGGCGGCGGCGGTTGCAAACTCCTGGCAGGCAGGCGCAATTCAACCCGCCCCCTCAGCCGAGACCTGGGCCGAGGGAATGGCGACGCGCGTCCCCGCCACGATGACCTTCGAGATCATGCGGCAACTGATGGATGATGTGGTGTTGGTCAGCGAAGAGGAGTTGCGTCAAGCCGCTTTGGAGATCCTGCGGCAGACACACAACCTCGCCGAAGGCGCCGGCGCCGCCACATTGGCCGCCGCTTGGAAACTCCGCGAACAACTCGCACAACAAACGGTCGTCGGCATACTCTCGGGAGGCAATCTTGACCTACGGGAACTCCCCGCGATTCTTGCATCGGGCGGTTTGGGCGGCGTAGGATGA
- a CDS encoding FAD-dependent oxidoreductase — MLRRQLLFLATLICLLSTTTLHAAKPDVVVIGGTPGGITAAIAAGRAGRNVTLVEYHDHVGGMMTGGLGKSDIEHREMVGGIFTEYIARVREHYIRTYGRDHENVKKCRDGYYYEPSVAEAVLEKMLREVPTITVLKGWRLKSATVTNNRLVAVEIVNRKSDELRTLEAKVFIDSTYEGDLYAAAGAKFRIGRESREEFNEPHAGVIYFDYQNKTILPGTTGAADDRLPAYTYRLCLTTDPENAHPLTEPPADYDRANYLGYFDDLKAGRLDAPKSYKPGRGYNPAHFGTLVRALSVTEIPNNKSDVNINPRPLGFPFPEENAGYVEGDDETRQRIRARHRNLALGLLWFLQNDDEVPAAHRKLANQLHLAKDEFADNGHFPFQLYVREARRLIGEYTLTEHDITGDGQDNTPRHHDDSIAVGEFPIDSFPCRKRQPGDTIVLEGYLGMLDHITRPYEIPYRIMIPQTIDGLIVPVAASTTHVGFSSIRMEPTWMALGQAAGAAADLAVEKNVAPRAVPVEQLQDRLAQQGQVLRHTTATAPHPKDNPLSPVMLKADWVPDDPHTIDFAKLPRIKSQHTVVNDVRKSKGVNQHNYLVHHGGKYWAMWSDGPGVEDRVGQRVKFATSPDGLTWSEPKFLTPIPPNSGPDSEHYNTRTTKGWRWISRGFWQRDGELLALASLDEAAGFFGPGLELHAFRLNPDDETWEDQGVMYDNAINNFPPQKIPTGQWMMSRRPYNYKKAGVQFLVGGVKGIDQWESFPVLGSSSELSAEEPFWWQLPDGNLMALFRDNRRSGFLYRSFSVDNGRTWSRPTKTDFPDATSKINGLRLKDGRYVLVSNANPKKRDPLVLSISDDGLVFNRMGYLIGGRRIDYPHVIEQDGHLLVAFSGGKQSVEVLKIRLADLDGFVNEGEE, encoded by the coding sequence ATGCTCCGCCGACAACTCCTGTTTCTCGCCACTTTGATCTGCCTGCTCTCCACTACAACACTCCACGCCGCTAAACCCGATGTCGTCGTTATCGGCGGCACGCCGGGGGGGATCACAGCGGCGATTGCTGCCGGGAGGGCAGGGCGCAATGTGACGCTTGTTGAATACCACGACCACGTCGGCGGCATGATGACCGGAGGGCTGGGCAAGAGCGACATCGAACACCGTGAGATGGTCGGCGGAATCTTCACCGAATACATTGCGCGCGTTCGCGAACACTACATCCGCACCTACGGCCGCGATCATGAAAACGTGAAAAAATGCCGCGACGGTTATTACTACGAACCTTCGGTCGCGGAAGCCGTGCTCGAAAAGATGTTGCGCGAAGTTCCCACGATCACTGTACTCAAAGGCTGGAGGCTTAAGTCGGCGACCGTCACCAACAACCGCCTGGTCGCTGTCGAAATCGTGAATCGCAAATCGGATGAATTGCGGACATTAGAGGCAAAGGTCTTCATCGATTCGACCTATGAAGGCGACCTGTATGCTGCTGCCGGGGCAAAGTTCCGCATCGGCCGCGAATCGCGCGAGGAATTCAATGAGCCGCATGCGGGGGTGATTTATTTCGACTACCAGAACAAAACCATCCTGCCCGGCACGACCGGCGCGGCGGACGACCGGTTGCCCGCCTACACCTACCGCCTCTGCTTAACGACCGATCCTGAAAACGCCCATCCGCTCACCGAGCCGCCGGCCGACTATGATCGCGCGAATTATCTGGGATATTTCGACGACCTCAAAGCGGGACGGTTGGACGCACCGAAATCGTATAAACCGGGCCGCGGTTACAACCCGGCGCACTTTGGCACGCTGGTGCGAGCGCTATCGGTCACGGAGATTCCCAACAATAAATCCGACGTAAACATCAATCCCCGCCCGTTGGGATTTCCTTTTCCCGAGGAAAATGCGGGCTATGTAGAAGGCGACGACGAAACCCGACAGCGGATCCGTGCGCGGCACCGCAATTTGGCATTGGGGCTATTGTGGTTTTTACAAAACGACGACGAAGTCCCGGCCGCACATCGCAAGCTGGCCAACCAACTGCATCTGGCCAAGGATGAATTCGCGGACAACGGGCATTTCCCGTTTCAGCTTTACGTCCGTGAAGCTCGGCGGTTGATCGGTGAGTACACGCTGACCGAACACGACATCACCGGCGACGGCCAAGACAACACGCCGCGTCATCACGACGACAGCATCGCCGTCGGCGAGTTTCCCATCGATAGTTTCCCCTGCCGTAAACGACAACCGGGAGACACGATCGTGCTCGAAGGTTATCTCGGCATGCTGGATCACATCACGCGACCGTATGAAATTCCGTATCGCATTATGATTCCCCAAACGATCGACGGTTTGATCGTGCCGGTCGCCGCTTCGACGACGCACGTCGGGTTTTCGTCGATTCGCATGGAACCAACCTGGATGGCGCTCGGCCAAGCCGCCGGCGCCGCTGCTGACCTTGCCGTCGAGAAAAACGTCGCACCCCGCGCTGTTCCCGTTGAACAACTGCAAGATCGTTTGGCACAGCAAGGCCAAGTCTTGCGGCACACCACTGCCACGGCGCCGCACCCCAAAGATAATCCCCTCTCGCCGGTGATGCTCAAAGCCGATTGGGTCCCGGACGATCCGCACACGATCGATTTCGCCAAACTACCCCGCATCAAAAGCCAGCATACCGTGGTCAATGACGTGCGCAAATCGAAAGGCGTCAATCAACACAACTACCTGGTGCATCACGGTGGCAAGTATTGGGCAATGTGGAGTGACGGACCGGGTGTCGAAGACCGTGTTGGGCAGCGGGTGAAATTCGCCACTAGTCCCGACGGATTGACATGGAGCGAGCCGAAGTTCCTCACGCCGATTCCGCCCAACTCCGGTCCCGATTCGGAGCATTACAACACGCGGACCACTAAGGGGTGGCGATGGATTTCGCGCGGGTTCTGGCAGCGCGACGGCGAATTATTGGCGCTGGCCTCGCTGGATGAAGCCGCGGGGTTCTTCGGACCCGGACTGGAACTACACGCCTTTCGCCTCAATCCCGACGACGAAACCTGGGAGGACCAAGGCGTCATGTATGACAATGCAATCAACAACTTTCCCCCCCAGAAAATCCCAACTGGTCAATGGATGATGTCGCGCCGCCCGTACAATTACAAAAAAGCAGGCGTGCAGTTTCTCGTCGGCGGCGTGAAAGGCATCGACCAGTGGGAATCGTTTCCGGTGCTCGGTTCGAGTAGCGAACTCTCGGCGGAGGAACCCTTCTGGTGGCAATTGCCCGACGGCAATTTGATGGCGCTGTTCCGCGACAATCGCCGTAGCGGATTTTTGTACCGTTCGTTTTCAGTCGACAACGGCCGGACCTGGAGCAGGCCGACCAAGACCGATTTCCCCGACGCCACCTCCAAGATCAACGGTCTGCGCCTTAAAGATGGCCGCTACGTCCTGGTCTCCAACGCCAACCCCAAAAAACGCGACCCGCTGGTCCTCTCGATCAGCGACGACGGCCTGGTCTTCAACCGCATGGGCTACCTCATCGGCGGCCGCCGCATCGACTACCCCCACGTCATCGAACAAGACGGCCATCTGCTGGTCGCATTTTCAGGCGGGAAGCAAAGTGTGGAGGTGTTGAAGATACGGTTGGCGGATTTGGATGGGTTTGTGAATGAGGGCGAAGAATAG
- a CDS encoding arylsulfatase: protein MKRRDMFLGMFALLVLSALSATVAMAQKAQVDRTELPLKGPWYPPITTLDARDAKAPPVFEVKAPKDAPNVVIILLDDLGFGGTGATGSVLPTPHFDKLARNGLLYNQFHTTALCSPTRQALITGRNHHSCNQAKITEVATSFPGATGMLPNDIATIAETLRLNGYSTAAYGKHHETAVWEISPSGPFTRWPNFVGFDEFYGFMGGETNQWSPAVYHNLNRVETPDDPDYHFMNDMATKSIEWMRFQQALTPDKPFFVYFAPGAVHAPHHVPKSYIEKQKGRFDEGWDVIRERIFEQQKKLGVIPADTKLAKKPDDIKDWSELSDKEKKLYARQAEVFSAFLDMTDHETGRVIQAIEDMGELDNTLIFYIAGDNGTSAEGGMSGLYNEMTYFNAEPQGSDIDVMLKHYDNWGDPSTYPHMAAGWAVAFDSPFTWTKQIASNYGGTRNAMVVHWPERIQAKGEIRSQWHHVIDVAPTILEAIGLPQPRIVNGVPQRPIEGTSMAYTWDYPNAPSQHTIQYFEMFGNRGIYFDGWFAGTVHVKPWANPENRFPEDTWELYHVAEDFSMSTDLAKQHPDILAKLQQVFLGEAVKYKVLPLDDRRQELFNPKLAGRPDLMFGRKELTLYEGMDGLLENDFINVKNTSFEIVAEIDSGDKPVNGVIVAQGGRFGGWSLHVKDGIPRYTYNYLGLEHSVAAGKTKLPNGKSTVKMDFAYEGGKKPGAGGTATLYVNGKSVASTKIPKTEFSVFSADESAGVGIDMETPVSEEYDRSGSKFTGKIDKVTITLK from the coding sequence ATGAAACGACGAGATATGTTCCTGGGGATGTTTGCCTTGCTGGTGCTCTCCGCCCTGAGTGCCACGGTCGCCATGGCCCAAAAAGCTCAGGTCGACCGTACCGAACTTCCTCTCAAGGGACCGTGGTATCCCCCCATCACAACACTTGATGCACGGGATGCTAAGGCGCCGCCAGTTTTCGAAGTCAAAGCGCCCAAGGATGCTCCGAATGTTGTGATCATCCTGCTTGATGACCTTGGCTTCGGCGGCACGGGCGCGACGGGAAGCGTCTTGCCAACACCGCACTTCGACAAGCTCGCCAGGAACGGGCTGTTGTATAACCAGTTCCACACCACGGCGCTTTGCTCGCCGACGCGGCAAGCATTGATCACCGGTCGCAACCACCACTCCTGCAACCAAGCCAAGATCACGGAAGTCGCGACTTCCTTTCCGGGCGCGACAGGTATGTTGCCGAACGACATCGCCACAATCGCCGAGACGCTCAGGCTCAACGGTTACAGCACAGCGGCATATGGCAAGCACCATGAAACAGCCGTTTGGGAAATCAGTCCGTCTGGACCATTTACGCGCTGGCCCAACTTTGTCGGATTCGATGAGTTCTATGGATTCATGGGCGGTGAAACCAATCAATGGTCGCCGGCGGTCTATCACAATCTGAATCGCGTGGAGACGCCGGACGATCCTGACTACCACTTCATGAACGACATGGCAACGAAGTCCATTGAATGGATGCGTTTCCAACAGGCACTCACACCCGACAAACCGTTCTTTGTTTACTTCGCTCCAGGGGCCGTGCATGCACCGCATCACGTGCCAAAATCGTATATCGAAAAACAGAAGGGACGCTTCGATGAAGGTTGGGACGTGATCCGTGAACGGATCTTTGAGCAACAGAAAAAACTGGGGGTCATCCCAGCCGATACGAAGCTTGCCAAAAAGCCCGATGATATCAAGGACTGGTCCGAGCTCTCAGACAAAGAGAAAAAACTCTACGCCCGTCAGGCCGAAGTCTTCTCCGCGTTCCTGGACATGACCGACCATGAAACGGGTCGTGTCATTCAAGCGATTGAAGACATGGGCGAACTTGATAACACGTTGATCTTTTATATCGCCGGCGACAACGGCACCAGCGCCGAAGGCGGGATGTCTGGGCTGTACAATGAGATGACGTACTTCAATGCTGAACCGCAAGGTTCGGACATTGACGTGATGCTGAAGCACTATGACAACTGGGGCGATCCATCCACCTATCCGCATATGGCGGCCGGTTGGGCGGTCGCATTCGATTCGCCGTTTACGTGGACGAAGCAGATCGCGTCCAATTATGGCGGCACGCGCAACGCGATGGTGGTGCATTGGCCGGAACGCATTCAAGCGAAAGGCGAGATCCGCTCGCAGTGGCACCATGTGATCGACGTTGCGCCGACCATTCTTGAAGCCATCGGACTGCCGCAACCGCGTATCGTGAACGGCGTGCCGCAGCGGCCGATCGAAGGGACTAGTATGGCCTACACTTGGGACTATCCAAATGCGCCAAGTCAACATACGATCCAGTACTTCGAGATGTTCGGTAACCGTGGCATCTACTTCGACGGCTGGTTTGCCGGCACGGTTCACGTCAAGCCTTGGGCAAATCCTGAAAACCGGTTCCCGGAAGATACATGGGAACTCTACCACGTCGCCGAAGACTTCAGCATGTCGACGGATCTTGCCAAGCAGCATCCCGACATCCTCGCCAAGCTGCAGCAAGTATTTCTCGGCGAGGCGGTCAAGTACAAAGTGCTGCCACTGGACGACCGCCGACAGGAACTATTCAACCCCAAACTGGCCGGACGCCCAGACCTGATGTTTGGTCGCAAAGAACTAACGTTGTACGAAGGGATGGACGGATTACTCGAAAATGATTTCATCAACGTCAAGAACACGTCGTTTGAAATCGTTGCCGAGATTGACAGTGGAGACAAACCGGTCAACGGAGTCATTGTCGCTCAAGGTGGTCGCTTCGGCGGTTGGTCACTGCATGTCAAAGACGGCATTCCAAGATACACCTACAACTATCTGGGCCTGGAGCATTCTGTCGCCGCTGGCAAGACCAAACTACCCAACGGTAAATCCACCGTAAAAATGGACTTTGCCTATGAGGGCGGAAAGAAACCAGGAGCTGGCGGCACAGCCACCCTCTACGTAAACGGTAAGTCAGTCGCGTCGACCAAAATCCCCAAAACGGAGTTCTCTGTCTTTTCAGCGGACGAATCAGCTGGGGTGGGCATCGACATGGAAACGCCTGTGTCGGAAGAGTACGACCGCTCCGGCAGCAAGTTCACGGGCAAGATTGACAAGGTGACAATCACGCTGAAGTGA
- a CDS encoding TfoX/Sxy family protein: MAYDEQLAERVRPLMRRRKGFSEKKMFGGVGFLLSGNMCVGVWKECLILRLGLENYETALSDPDTREFDITGRAMRGWVMVEPAGVEVEADLLDWVDQAVKFVRTLPAK, encoded by the coding sequence ATGGCCTATGACGAACAACTTGCCGAGCGGGTGCGTCCGTTGATGCGGCGGCGCAAAGGGTTTTCGGAGAAGAAGATGTTCGGCGGCGTGGGGTTTTTGCTGTCCGGCAACATGTGCGTCGGCGTGTGGAAAGAGTGTTTGATTCTGCGGCTGGGGTTGGAGAACTACGAAACGGCGTTGAGCGATCCCGACACACGCGAATTCGACATCACCGGCCGGGCCATGCGGGGCTGGGTGATGGTCGAACCGGCCGGCGTTGAAGTGGAAGCGGATCTGCTCGATTGGGTTGACCAAGCGGTGAAGTTTGTGCGGACGTTGCCTGCGAAGTAA
- a CDS encoding O-acetylhomoserine aminocarboxypropyltransferase/cysteine synthase family protein codes for MNIETQCLHAGTEPDPSTMSRGVPVHRTSSYVFRDTEHAADLFALRELGNVYSRIMNPTHDVLEKRVAELEGGVAGLAVASGTSAIFYSVINLCGMGDEIVAANNLYGGTFTQFNDILPQFGIKTNFVDPRDPENFRGAITDKTKLLFCETIGNPGLDVTDIEAISRIAHDHGLPLIVDGTFSTPALQRPLQQGADIVVHSLTKWLGGHGTGIGGIVVDGGKFDWASGKFPLMSEPDASYHNIRWATDLGDLTPMAYLLRMRVVPLRNLGACISPDNAWMFLQGIETLPLRMERHCENAVAVASHLSHHDSVEWVTYPGLESNPNYEKVQRLLGGKGGAMVVFGIKGGGAAGTKFIESLKMFSHLANVGDAKSLAIHPATTTHSQLTEDQQRAAGITPEMVRLSVGIEHINDILADLDQALASAAG; via the coding sequence ATGAATATCGAAACCCAATGCTTACATGCCGGAACCGAGCCCGATCCTTCGACGATGTCGCGCGGCGTGCCGGTGCATCGGACGAGTTCTTATGTGTTTCGCGATACCGAACACGCAGCGGACTTGTTTGCGCTGCGGGAGTTGGGGAACGTTTATTCGCGGATCATGAATCCCACACATGACGTGCTCGAAAAGCGGGTGGCGGAGCTTGAAGGGGGCGTCGCCGGGTTGGCGGTTGCTTCGGGGACGAGCGCAATTTTTTACAGTGTGATCAACCTTTGCGGCATGGGCGATGAAATTGTGGCCGCCAACAATCTGTACGGCGGAACCTTCACACAGTTCAACGACATCTTGCCGCAGTTTGGCATCAAAACAAACTTTGTCGATCCTCGCGATCCGGAGAATTTTCGTGGAGCGATCACCGACAAGACAAAACTTCTGTTTTGTGAAACGATCGGCAATCCCGGTCTGGATGTGACGGACATCGAAGCCATCAGCCGCATCGCCCACGATCACGGACTGCCGCTGATTGTGGATGGAACGTTTTCAACGCCCGCCTTGCAGCGTCCTTTGCAGCAGGGGGCGGACATTGTGGTGCACTCACTGACCAAGTGGCTGGGTGGTCACGGCACGGGGATTGGCGGCATTGTGGTGGATGGCGGCAAGTTTGATTGGGCATCGGGAAAATTCCCGCTGATGTCCGAACCCGATGCGAGCTATCACAACATCCGCTGGGCCACCGACCTGGGTGATTTAACACCGATGGCCTACCTGTTGCGGATGCGGGTCGTGCCGCTGCGGAACCTGGGCGCCTGTATTTCCCCGGATAACGCGTGGATGTTCCTGCAGGGCATCGAAACGTTGCCGCTACGGATGGAACGTCACTGCGAAAACGCCGTAGCGGTCGCTAGCCATCTATCGCATCACGACTCCGTCGAATGGGTGACATATCCCGGCTTGGAATCGAATCCAAACTACGAAAAGGTGCAACGCTTGCTGGGCGGCAAGGGCGGAGCAATGGTCGTGTTCGGCATCAAAGGGGGCGGCGCTGCGGGAACGAAATTCATCGAAAGCCTCAAAATGTTCTCCCACCTCGCCAACGTCGGCGACGCCAAGAGCCTAGCGATCCACCCGGCAACCACCACGCATTCACAACTCACCGAAGACCAACAACGCGCCGCCGGCATCACCCCAGAAATGGTGCGACTGTCGGTGGGGATTGAGCACATTAATGATATTCTGGCGGATCTGGACCAGGCGCTGGCGTCGGCGGCGGGGTGA
- a CDS encoding prolyl hydroxylase family protein encodes MSEIRGFNDAPITTSSGFEMRKDVRNNSRVMVDDVALAEDLWSRAEQHMVPTWSYRKPVGFNERFRFYRYEVGQTFKPHFDGSFARTNGQRSEFTFLVYLNDDFDGGETRFFEPELICVKPKTGLALVFHHPQLHEGAVVEKGKKYVLRTDVMYGGDNYPSLEEFRVSLFVQELGTSITISPQRLDKQGAKLRA; translated from the coding sequence ATGAGTGAAATCCGAGGATTCAATGATGCCCCGATCACCACGTCGTCAGGATTCGAAATGCGGAAGGACGTCCGAAATAACAGTCGTGTGATGGTTGATGATGTTGCGTTAGCGGAGGACCTCTGGTCACGTGCCGAACAGCATATGGTACCGACTTGGTCCTATCGTAAGCCTGTCGGATTCAACGAAAGATTCCGATTCTACCGCTATGAAGTTGGACAAACGTTCAAACCGCATTTCGACGGTTCTTTTGCCCGCACCAATGGACAACGCAGCGAGTTTACGTTCCTGGTCTATTTGAACGATGACTTTGATGGCGGTGAAACGAGATTCTTTGAACCAGAATTGATCTGTGTAAAACCTAAAACGGGATTAGCCCTCGTGTTTCATCATCCACAGCTACACGAAGGAGCCGTTGTTGAGAAAGGGAAGAAATACGTGCTACGCACAGATGTGATGTATGGCGGAGACAATTATCCGAGCCTCGAAGAATTCCGCGTCTCACTGTTCGTCCAAGAACTCGGCACAAGCATCACCATCTCCCCACAACGCCTGGATAAACAAGGTGCGAAGTTGCGGGCGTGA